In a genomic window of Streptomyces sp. NBC_01142:
- a CDS encoding DoxX family membrane protein: protein MVVHLPPRRHTGIRIPSWHRAGTTRTGDGAQPRSVTDALARAAAAARVLIGFVFLWAFFDKAFGWGYATPSARAWINGGSPTKGFLGGVAVGPLESTFHSWAGDTWANWLFMLGLLGIGAALVSGIALRLAAAAGTVMMALMWAAEWPPAKRLSDGAPSMSSNPVIDYHVMYAVILIVLAVAAAGRTWGLGKVWQELPFVRRNCWLL from the coding sequence ATGGTCGTTCACCTTCCTCCGCGTCGGCACACCGGTATCCGTATTCCGTCGTGGCATCGAGCCGGGACGACCCGAACCGGCGACGGCGCGCAGCCCCGGTCCGTGACCGACGCCCTTGCCCGCGCTGCCGCCGCCGCCCGCGTTCTGATCGGTTTCGTGTTCCTCTGGGCGTTCTTCGACAAGGCCTTCGGATGGGGCTACGCCACACCCTCCGCCCGAGCCTGGATCAACGGCGGCTCGCCGACGAAGGGATTCCTCGGCGGAGTCGCCGTCGGACCGCTGGAGTCGACCTTCCATTCCTGGGCCGGCGACACCTGGGCCAACTGGCTGTTCATGCTGGGTCTGCTGGGCATCGGGGCCGCTCTCGTGTCCGGCATCGCACTACGGCTCGCCGCTGCCGCAGGCACCGTGATGATGGCGCTGATGTGGGCGGCGGAATGGCCGCCGGCCAAGCGCCTCTCCGACGGAGCCCCCAGCATGTCGTCGAACCCGGTCATCGACTACCACGTCATGTACGCGGTGATCCTGATCGTTCTCGCCGTCGCCGCCGCGGGCCGTACCTGGGGGCTCGGCAAGGTCTGGCAGGAACTCCCGTTCGTACGCCGCAACTGCTGGCTGCTCTGA
- a CDS encoding glycoside hydrolase family 65 protein, with the protein MRDWTWEYDGYDPAEERLRESLCALGNGYFATRGATPECPADTAHYPGTYAAGCYNRLTSTVAGRQIENEDMVNLPNWLPLRFRIRDDGDDSAATNGWFTPDSTALVDHHQTLDLRTGTLARTATYEDPRGRRLSVRQLRFVHMADPHLAALRTEFTAQGWTGEIEVESAIDGMVTNNGVARYRQLDGHHLSGISRGNSGADTVWLACRTSTSDIHIAMAARITVEGPMRPVPTDHEPARAAQVLRLTLTADRSVTADKTVALHTSRDPAISDPLGAAVDRVNTAPRFHELLLSHQAAWQQLWQRADIQVPGEAGRILRLHLFHVLQTLSPHTADLDVGVPARGLNGEAYRGHVFWDELFVLPYLNLHFPEVSRALLTYRHRRLGQACHGAREAGRAGAMYPWQSGSDGREETQELHLNPRSGRWLPDHSRLQHHVGSAVAYNVWQYCRASGDTQFLHTKGAEMLLQISRFWSDAATYDAALGRYRIRAVVGPDEYHDAYPGAATPGLDDNAYTNVTAAWVLARTLDVLESLPEPRRRELSERAGLEARELARWEDISRLLHVPFHDGVISQFEGYGNLKELAWDAYRVRYGDIRRLDRILEAEGDTVNGYRASKQADVLMLGYLFPPGELRSLFNRLGHDMDDALWQRTVDYYLRRTSHGSTLSGLVHGWVLARVRPEQAWAYCKEALEGDIADLQGGTTGEGIHLGAMAGTLDLVQRGLSGLRTLDDALGLDPVPLPELSTYGFALRYRGHLGVHFRMRPGQLEITVPDSDLSPIDIELTDRSISVKPGETYRLPLPGH; encoded by the coding sequence ATGCGGGACTGGACCTGGGAGTACGACGGCTACGACCCCGCCGAGGAACGCCTCAGAGAGTCGCTCTGCGCTCTCGGCAACGGCTACTTCGCCACCCGCGGCGCCACTCCGGAATGCCCGGCGGACACCGCGCACTACCCAGGCACCTACGCCGCGGGCTGCTACAACCGGCTGACATCAACGGTGGCCGGACGGCAGATCGAGAACGAGGACATGGTCAACCTGCCCAACTGGCTGCCCCTGCGATTCCGCATCCGCGACGACGGTGACGACAGCGCCGCTACGAATGGCTGGTTCACCCCGGACAGCACCGCGCTGGTGGACCACCATCAAACGCTCGACCTGCGCACCGGCACGCTGGCACGCACCGCGACGTACGAAGATCCGCGGGGGCGTCGGCTGTCCGTACGCCAGCTGCGTTTTGTTCATATGGCAGACCCCCATCTGGCAGCCCTGCGAACGGAGTTCACCGCGCAGGGGTGGACCGGTGAGATCGAGGTCGAGTCGGCTATAGACGGGATGGTCACCAACAACGGTGTCGCCCGCTACCGGCAATTGGACGGCCACCATCTGTCCGGCATCAGCCGGGGCAACTCCGGGGCCGACACCGTGTGGCTGGCCTGCCGAACCAGCACCTCAGACATCCATATCGCGATGGCGGCCCGCATCACCGTCGAAGGGCCTATGCGCCCCGTGCCCACCGACCACGAGCCGGCGCGTGCCGCACAGGTACTCCGCCTGACGCTCACGGCCGATCGCTCAGTGACGGCCGACAAGACGGTTGCCCTGCACACGTCGCGGGATCCGGCGATCAGTGACCCGCTGGGGGCCGCAGTAGACCGGGTAAATACCGCGCCCCGTTTCCATGAGCTGCTGCTCTCGCATCAAGCGGCATGGCAGCAGCTGTGGCAGAGGGCCGACATTCAGGTACCCGGTGAGGCTGGCCGCATTCTGCGGCTCCATCTCTTCCACGTGCTGCAGACGCTCTCGCCGCACACCGCAGACCTTGATGTGGGTGTCCCGGCCCGAGGCCTGAACGGCGAGGCCTACCGGGGCCATGTCTTCTGGGACGAACTGTTCGTCCTTCCCTATCTGAACCTGCACTTCCCCGAGGTGTCCCGGGCCCTGCTCACCTACCGCCACCGGCGACTCGGCCAGGCCTGCCACGGGGCTCGCGAGGCGGGACGAGCAGGCGCCATGTATCCCTGGCAGAGCGGCAGCGACGGCCGTGAGGAGACCCAGGAACTGCACCTCAACCCCCGCTCCGGGCGCTGGCTGCCCGATCATTCGCGGCTCCAGCACCATGTCGGATCCGCCGTCGCATACAACGTGTGGCAGTACTGCAGGGCGAGCGGTGACACCCAGTTCCTGCACACCAAGGGAGCCGAGATGCTGCTGCAGATCTCACGCTTCTGGTCGGATGCCGCCACCTACGATGCGGCCCTGGGCCGCTACCGGATCCGCGCAGTGGTGGGACCCGATGAGTACCACGACGCCTATCCCGGCGCTGCCACACCGGGCCTGGACGACAACGCCTACACCAATGTCACCGCCGCCTGGGTACTCGCCCGCACCCTCGACGTCCTGGAGTCGCTGCCGGAACCGCGCCGTCGCGAGCTGTCCGAGCGCGCCGGTCTGGAGGCCCGGGAGCTTGCCCGCTGGGAGGATATCTCCCGCCTGCTCCACGTGCCCTTCCACGACGGTGTCATCAGCCAGTTCGAGGGGTACGGCAACCTCAAGGAACTCGCCTGGGACGCCTACCGGGTCCGCTACGGGGATATCCGCCGGCTCGACCGGATCCTGGAGGCCGAAGGCGACACGGTCAACGGATACCGGGCATCCAAACAGGCCGACGTGCTCATGCTCGGCTACCTCTTCCCGCCGGGCGAACTCCGCTCCCTCTTCAACCGGCTGGGACACGACATGGACGACGCCCTGTGGCAGCGCACCGTCGACTACTACTTGCGCCGTACCAGCCACGGCTCCACCCTGAGCGGGCTCGTCCACGGATGGGTCCTGGCCCGGGTCCGACCCGAGCAGGCCTGGGCGTACTGCAAGGAAGCCCTCGAAGGAGACATCGCCGACCTCCAGGGCGGAACCACGGGCGAAGGAATCCACCTCGGAGCCATGGCCGGTACCCTCGACCTGGTGCAACGCGGCCTGTCCGGACTGCGGACACTCGACGACGCGCTTGGGCTGGACCCCGTCCCCCTGCCGGAACTCTCCACCTACGGCTTCGCCCTCCGTTACCGAGGGCACCTGGGCGTGCACTTCCGGATGCGCCCCGGACAGCTCGAGATCACGGTCCCTGACTCGGACCTGTCTCCGATCGACATCGAGCTCACCGACCGTTCGATCTCGGTGAAGCCCGGAGAGACGTACCGTCTGCCTCTCCCGGGACACTGA
- a CDS encoding HAD family phosphatase, giving the protein MLELRAIEAVVLDTDGVITDSAQVHAAAWKTAFDACLRDHPPEDGRQRVPFDLQRDYLRYVDGKSRLDGATSFLMNRGVPVPTGTPGDPPGTGTVVAVAARKEQLYSERLRGPGIDAYPGSVRLLHALHNEGIPLAAASASHHARELLTRAGVLGLFAELVDGEEAARLRLPGKPDPALFVEAARRLNVPVARTAVVEDALAGVQAGRRGGFGLVIGVDRAAGPDTAADLLRHGADLVVRDLAELLSPGTED; this is encoded by the coding sequence GTGCTCGAGCTGCGGGCCATCGAGGCCGTGGTCCTCGACACCGACGGGGTGATCACCGACTCCGCCCAGGTCCACGCGGCCGCCTGGAAGACAGCCTTCGACGCCTGTCTGCGTGACCACCCGCCCGAAGACGGTCGACAACGCGTGCCGTTCGACCTCCAGCGGGACTATCTGCGCTATGTCGACGGCAAGTCCCGGCTGGACGGCGCCACGTCCTTCTTGATGAACCGCGGGGTGCCGGTGCCGACGGGCACCCCCGGGGACCCGCCGGGGACCGGCACGGTCGTCGCAGTGGCGGCCCGGAAAGAACAGCTCTACAGCGAACGGCTGCGCGGCCCGGGCATCGACGCCTACCCGGGGTCCGTGCGTCTGCTGCACGCCCTGCACAACGAGGGCATACCGCTCGCGGCTGCCTCCGCATCCCACCACGCCCGTGAGCTCCTCACTCGCGCCGGGGTCCTGGGCCTCTTCGCCGAGCTCGTGGACGGCGAAGAGGCCGCTCGCCTGCGCCTGCCCGGTAAACCGGACCCGGCTCTGTTCGTGGAGGCCGCCCGCAGGCTGAACGTCCCGGTCGCCCGCACCGCGGTCGTCGAGGACGCCTTGGCAGGCGTCCAGGCAGGCCGACGTGGCGGATTCGGCCTGGTCATCGGGGTAGACCGCGCCGCCGGACCCGACACCGCGGCTGACCTGCTGCGGCACGGCGCGGACTTGGTGGTGCGCGACCTCGCCGAACTGCTCTCGCCCGGAACCGAGGACTGA
- a CDS encoding universal stress protein has product MARRVVVGVDGSSCSAGAADWTAREASLRRLPLRVVHVSPWSRADLADLWPYRPEALPGCPAAAITCRCPRLRVEAVRLTGCPVPALTAETGPCGSRQYRGADVRPDGVALGVDARDPADVAVCFAF; this is encoded by the coding sequence ATGGCGCGCAGAGTGGTTGTTGGAGTTGACGGATCGTCATGCAGCGCTGGGGCCGCGGACTGGACGGCTCGGGAAGCTTCTCTTCGCCGGCTGCCGTTGCGGGTCGTCCATGTTTCCCCGTGGTCCAGGGCCGACCTTGCGGACCTCTGGCCGTATCGCCCCGAGGCGCTGCCCGGGTGTCCCGCCGCCGCGATCACCTGCCGGTGTCCCCGACTGCGGGTCGAGGCCGTACGGCTGACAGGCTGTCCCGTTCCGGCACTGACCGCGGAGACTGGTCCCTGTGGTTCGCGGCAATATCGAGGCGCCGATGTCCGCCCCGACGGGGTCGCACTGGGCGTCGATGCTCGCGACCCGGCGGATGTGGCGGTCTGTTTCGCGTTCTAA
- the mgtA gene encoding magnesium-translocating P-type ATPase, translated as MSSSPTTTQTTGVHDISSSACLPVHEVLRELVSTREGLSAEAAAERMRQWGPNAVASHKARVLPVLWRQMRSPLLGLLFAAATISYVVGRHSDAVIIGVILTLSVGLGFVNEYRAEKAAEALHGQISHQAVVIRSGRVTAVEVTALVPGDVVELRLGDIVPADLRLLEVTGLECGESVLTGESLPVPKDTAAVSVGVALAELSCCALMGTVVHAGSARAVVVATGTATEFGKIAAGLSGHQLETEFQRGLRRFSMLLVYVAGTLTTSIFVINVVLHKPLIDSLLFSLAIAVGITPQLLPAVVSTSLAAGSRRMSRQKVLVKRLVCIEDLGDVDVLFTDKTGTLTQGRIEFKRALPAGRQSPEQVLKWGLLCTDVDADGSQILGGNPLDTALREAASAQPEDADANVYQRVGMLPFDHERRMFSTVVRDPMGGTVLVTKGAPESVLERCENVPEQARTLLATEFAAGNRVIAVATRSAPGLVRPAAADEHGLELAGLLVFLDPPKPDAAAALLRLAGLGVTVKIVTGDNPAVAVRVCHDLGLTSSGTITGTDLDAMDDARLRAAIAHTTVFARVSPQHKARIVRVQRTTGHDVAFLGDGVNDALALHAADVGISVDSATDVAKDAADVILLEKDLDVLADGVVGGRRIFANTIKYVLMGTSSNFGNMFSAAGASLFLGFLPMLPSQILLNNLLYDTSQLAIPTDRVDEAQLRRPSHWDIRFIRRFMIFFGPLSSVFDFATFGVMLWVFHSGPAQFRTGWFVESLATQTLVIFAIRTRRIPFWRSHPSLPLTLAALGVVSVGVLLPATPLAARLGFQPLPLGFFVALVAMVICYLALIEVGKRIFYRWRPTPIAEPRGAVGHRRLLRRRAARFSTALRPDHRPRPVGR; from the coding sequence GTGAGCTCCTCCCCCACAACGACGCAGACTACCGGCGTCCACGACATCAGCTCGTCGGCTTGCCTGCCGGTCCACGAGGTCCTGCGCGAGCTGGTGTCGACCAGGGAAGGCCTCTCGGCGGAAGCAGCTGCTGAGCGGATGCGGCAATGGGGACCGAATGCGGTCGCCTCGCACAAGGCCCGGGTACTGCCCGTGCTGTGGCGGCAGATGCGATCACCGCTGCTGGGCCTCCTGTTCGCTGCCGCGACCATCTCGTATGTCGTCGGCCGCCACAGCGATGCGGTGATCATCGGTGTGATCTTGACACTGTCGGTCGGGCTCGGCTTCGTGAACGAGTACCGCGCGGAGAAAGCCGCCGAAGCCCTCCACGGACAGATCAGCCATCAGGCCGTGGTGATACGCAGCGGACGCGTTACCGCGGTGGAGGTCACGGCCCTGGTGCCTGGCGACGTGGTGGAACTCAGGCTGGGCGACATCGTGCCTGCCGATCTGCGTCTGCTGGAGGTAACCGGTCTGGAATGCGGTGAGTCAGTACTGACCGGCGAGTCACTGCCCGTCCCCAAGGACACCGCTGCCGTCTCTGTCGGCGTGGCATTGGCCGAGCTCTCCTGCTGCGCGCTGATGGGCACGGTGGTGCACGCCGGAAGCGCCCGGGCTGTAGTGGTCGCCACCGGTACGGCGACCGAGTTCGGGAAGATCGCGGCCGGACTGAGCGGTCATCAGTTGGAGACCGAGTTCCAACGGGGGCTGCGCCGGTTCTCCATGCTGCTCGTGTACGTGGCCGGCACGCTGACCACGTCGATCTTCGTGATCAACGTAGTGCTGCACAAGCCGCTCATCGACTCACTGCTGTTCTCGCTGGCCATCGCTGTCGGAATCACTCCCCAGCTACTGCCTGCGGTGGTCTCCACCAGTCTGGCCGCCGGCTCGCGGCGGATGAGCCGCCAGAAAGTGCTGGTCAAGCGACTGGTGTGCATCGAGGATCTGGGCGATGTCGATGTGCTGTTCACCGACAAAACTGGCACGCTGACGCAGGGCCGCATCGAATTCAAGAGGGCCCTGCCCGCGGGCCGCCAGAGCCCGGAGCAGGTACTGAAGTGGGGACTGCTGTGCACCGACGTCGATGCTGACGGCAGCCAGATCCTGGGCGGCAATCCGCTGGACACCGCACTGCGGGAGGCCGCCAGCGCGCAGCCGGAAGACGCGGACGCGAACGTGTACCAGCGAGTCGGCATGCTGCCGTTCGATCACGAGCGGCGCATGTTCTCCACCGTGGTCCGCGACCCGATGGGTGGGACTGTCCTGGTCACCAAGGGGGCTCCGGAGAGCGTCCTGGAGCGCTGCGAGAACGTACCCGAGCAGGCTCGCACGCTGCTGGCTACGGAGTTCGCCGCCGGCAACCGTGTGATCGCTGTGGCCACCCGATCCGCCCCAGGACTGGTCCGGCCCGCCGCTGCCGACGAACACGGCCTGGAACTGGCCGGGCTGCTGGTCTTCCTCGATCCGCCCAAACCCGACGCCGCAGCGGCGCTGCTCCGGTTGGCCGGGCTCGGTGTCACAGTCAAAATCGTCACTGGAGACAACCCGGCCGTCGCCGTCAGGGTCTGTCATGACCTCGGTCTCACCAGCTCTGGCACGATTACCGGTACCGACCTCGACGCCATGGACGATGCCCGGCTCAGAGCGGCGATCGCACACACCACGGTATTCGCCCGCGTCAGTCCGCAACACAAGGCCCGCATCGTGCGTGTCCAGCGCACCACCGGTCACGACGTCGCTTTCCTCGGCGACGGTGTCAACGACGCGCTCGCACTGCACGCAGCTGACGTGGGTATTTCCGTCGACTCGGCCACCGACGTCGCCAAAGACGCGGCTGACGTCATCCTGCTCGAAAAGGATCTTGATGTCCTCGCGGACGGAGTCGTCGGCGGCCGTCGGATCTTCGCCAACACCATCAAGTACGTACTCATGGGAACGTCCAGCAACTTCGGCAACATGTTCAGCGCCGCCGGAGCCTCGCTGTTCCTCGGCTTCCTGCCGATGCTGCCTTCACAGATCCTGCTCAACAACCTGCTCTATGACACCAGCCAGCTCGCCATTCCCACCGATCGTGTCGACGAGGCGCAATTGCGCCGTCCTTCGCATTGGGACATCAGATTCATCCGCCGTTTCATGATCTTCTTCGGTCCGCTCAGTTCGGTGTTCGACTTCGCGACATTCGGCGTCATGCTGTGGGTCTTCCATTCCGGACCCGCCCAGTTCCGGACCGGGTGGTTCGTCGAGTCTCTCGCCACCCAGACCCTGGTGATCTTCGCCATCCGCACCCGCCGTATCCCGTTCTGGCGAAGTCACCCCAGCCTCCCGTTGACCCTGGCCGCCCTCGGAGTTGTCAGCGTAGGAGTCCTTCTGCCCGCTACACCGCTGGCCGCCAGGCTCGGGTTCCAACCGCTTCCGCTTGGCTTCTTCGTCGCGCTTGTCGCCATGGTGATCTGCTACCTCGCCCTGATCGAGG
- a CDS encoding GAF domain-containing protein — MGEDTDTEGDTGAAASRLRLDELLNDPQSQAVLARSPRDRVDPLLEAVLAVGSDLDLGVVLQQIVQSAADLVDARYGALGVIGEENGLSQFITVGMDDETIEQIGPYPQGRGILGLLIREPHSLRLVDLGEQPDASGFPAGHPPMRTFLGAPVRVREKVFGNLYLTEKRGGAEFGADDEAVLVTLAVAAGVAIDNARLYDAVQRRERWLMASGELTRALLSGIEPAEVLRNFTATVLEMADADVVTLAVPVPRTGNLVIEAAAGTDANRALGLVLSHTTLAGKVYGSGETITTQDWNADPRAERDTASTTLGPVFLVPLGTPEHVRGVLQVARHCGRPAFSDAVVAMIAGFANHAALALEIAGHRHDAERLLVLTDRDRIARDLHDLAIQRLFASGLSLQSTLAQVADRPQAAERIARVVDDLDDTIKVIRSTIYGLQQRGRPEDTGLRSRLVAESNRASEALGFAPALRMTGLLDTLVPQAMTDHLLAVLREALANAARHADATEVEITAQVTSTRLTLRVTDNGRGTAPARAHRSGLANLHTRAEELGGALVLAPNQPTGSVVDWSVPLSADE, encoded by the coding sequence GTGGGCGAGGACACGGATACCGAGGGGGATACCGGGGCGGCGGCATCGCGGCTGCGGCTGGACGAGCTGCTGAACGACCCGCAGTCGCAGGCAGTCCTTGCGCGCTCGCCCCGGGATCGCGTAGATCCGCTGCTGGAGGCGGTTCTGGCCGTCGGCAGCGACCTGGACCTTGGTGTTGTACTGCAGCAGATAGTGCAGTCCGCAGCCGACCTGGTCGATGCTCGGTACGGGGCCCTGGGCGTGATTGGTGAGGAAAATGGGCTCAGCCAGTTCATCACGGTCGGCATGGACGACGAGACCATCGAGCAGATCGGGCCCTATCCGCAGGGCCGGGGCATCCTGGGGCTCCTGATCCGTGAACCGCACTCGCTGCGGCTGGTCGACCTGGGCGAGCAGCCCGATGCCTCCGGCTTCCCGGCCGGCCATCCACCGATGCGGACCTTCCTCGGTGCCCCCGTCCGGGTGCGTGAGAAGGTGTTCGGCAACTTGTACCTGACCGAGAAGCGGGGCGGGGCCGAGTTCGGCGCCGATGACGAAGCGGTGCTGGTCACGCTGGCCGTGGCAGCCGGGGTGGCAATCGACAATGCTCGGCTGTACGACGCCGTCCAGCGTCGGGAACGCTGGCTGATGGCCAGCGGCGAACTGACCCGTGCCCTGCTGTCCGGCATTGAACCCGCCGAGGTACTGAGGAACTTCACCGCCACCGTCCTCGAGATGGCCGACGCCGACGTGGTCACCCTCGCCGTGCCCGTTCCTCGCACCGGCAATCTGGTGATCGAGGCCGCCGCCGGAACGGACGCGAATCGTGCCCTTGGACTGGTGTTGTCGCACACCACCTTGGCCGGGAAGGTCTACGGCTCAGGCGAGACGATCACCACCCAGGACTGGAACGCCGACCCCCGCGCCGAACGGGACACCGCTTCCACGACCCTGGGACCGGTCTTCCTGGTCCCCCTCGGTACGCCCGAACATGTGCGCGGTGTCCTGCAAGTCGCCCGCCACTGCGGCCGTCCCGCGTTCTCCGACGCGGTCGTGGCCATGATCGCCGGATTCGCCAACCATGCTGCTCTTGCCCTGGAGATCGCCGGACATCGGCACGACGCCGAACGCCTCCTCGTTCTGACCGACCGTGACCGCATCGCCCGCGATCTGCACGACCTGGCCATTCAGCGCCTGTTCGCCAGCGGTCTGAGCCTGCAGTCCACCCTCGCCCAGGTCGCCGACCGACCGCAGGCCGCCGAGCGTATAGCACGAGTCGTGGATGACCTCGACGACACCATCAAGGTCATCCGCTCCACCATTTACGGATTGCAACAGCGCGGTCGCCCCGAGGACACCGGGCTGCGCTCCCGCCTGGTGGCCGAATCGAACCGGGCATCTGAGGCGTTGGGATTCGCACCTGCGCTGCGCATGACCGGGCTGCTGGACACCCTGGTCCCACAAGCCATGACAGACCACCTTCTTGCAGTGCTCCGCGAAGCCCTCGCAAACGCCGCCCGGCACGCCGACGCCACCGAGGTGGAGATCACCGCCCAGGTAACCTCGACGCGCCTTACGCTGCGGGTGACCGACAACGGCCGGGGTACTGCCCCCGCGCGCGCCCACCGCAGCGGCCTGGCCAACCTCCACACCCGCGCCGAGGAACTCGGAGGAGCTCTGGTCCTTGCGCCCAATCAGCCCACTGGCAGTGTCGTGGACTGGAGCGTTCCCCTTTCGGCCGACGAGTGA
- a CDS encoding universal stress protein, producing MARAVVVGIDGSPESLAAARWAATESVLRSVPLHLVHAWEWSPAPSASLPTSETQRHWAGRILRTAVEQLRSSHPGLRPTREQISDSPVASLLAAAENAEVLVLGSRGLSAMAGFVTGSVALRVVAHAPRPVVLVRSERHTGAHSSRDVLRPTGAPHSSDVVAGIDLTHSCNEVIEFAFEAALVRGVGLHVVHGYTLPSSYAIAAGGGTLIDDSGLVREREYALSTVLEPWREKSPDVAVRASSVSGQAVAHLVEAAADAPMLVIGRREQTSPLGMHLGSVAHGVIHHAACPVAVVPHA from the coding sequence ATGGCTCGTGCCGTGGTAGTCGGGATCGACGGCTCTCCCGAGAGCCTGGCTGCCGCGCGCTGGGCAGCCACAGAGTCCGTGCTCCGCAGCGTTCCGCTCCACCTCGTGCACGCCTGGGAATGGTCTCCCGCCCCCTCGGCTTCCCTCCCGACCAGTGAGACTCAGCGTCATTGGGCCGGTCGCATCCTGCGTACGGCCGTGGAACAGCTCCGTAGCAGCCACCCTGGGCTTCGGCCGACCCGCGAGCAGATATCGGACTCGCCCGTCGCCTCGCTCCTGGCAGCGGCCGAGAACGCCGAGGTACTCGTCCTCGGCTCCCGCGGCCTGAGCGCAATGGCCGGATTCGTGACCGGCTCCGTAGCACTCAGAGTGGTCGCCCATGCTCCGCGGCCGGTCGTACTCGTACGATCCGAGAGGCATACCGGGGCACACTCATCTCGCGACGTACTCCGGCCGACCGGCGCTCCCCACAGCTCCGACGTTGTGGCCGGCATCGACCTCACCCATTCCTGCAACGAGGTGATCGAATTCGCCTTCGAAGCGGCCCTCGTACGCGGCGTGGGCCTGCACGTCGTACACGGCTACACCTTGCCGTCGTCGTACGCGATCGCCGCCGGTGGGGGCACGCTCATCGACGATTCCGGGCTGGTCAGGGAACGTGAGTACGCGCTGAGCACGGTCCTGGAGCCGTGGCGCGAAAAGAGCCCTGACGTTGCCGTCCGTGCCAGCAGCGTCTCGGGGCAGGCCGTCGCCCACCTGGTCGAAGCGGCTGCCGATGCGCCGATGCTGGTCATCGGCCGACGCGAGCAAACATCCCCCCTCGGAATGCATCTGGGGTCGGTGGCTCACGGCGTGATTCATCACGCAGCCTGCCCGGTGGCCGTCGTGCCCCACGCCTGA
- a CDS encoding glyceraldehyde 3-phosphate dehydrogenase NAD-binding domain-containing protein has translation MTVRIGINELGQVGRTYLRAAPDKADADASPIEVVAINDLASPEALAHLFANDCTHGRLGAERL, from the coding sequence ATGACCGTACGCATAGGAATCAACGAGTTAGGCCAGGTCGGCCGCACCTATCTGCGCGCCGCGCCGGACAAGGCCGACGCCGACGCCTCACCGATCGAGGTCGTTGCCATCAACGACCTCGCATCACCCGAAGCACTGGCTCATCTGTTCGCAAATGACTGCACGCACGGGCGCCTGGGCGCTGAACGACTGTGA
- a CDS encoding response regulator transcription factor, whose translation MTEDLETSPRKPIRVFLLDDHEIVRRGVSDLLDAEPDIEVVGEAGTTEQALARGPALRPDVAVLDVRLPDGDGITVCRELRSRMPDLACLMLTSFDDDDALLDAIMAGAAGYVLKEIKGSALVAAVRTVSSGQSMLDPATTTRLMSSLRGDSPQNTEAGALSGLSAREREILDLIGEGLTNSQIGKRLYLAEKTVKNNVSRLLAKLGVERRIQAAVMVTQAAPQDPVRRDR comes from the coding sequence ATGACCGAGGACCTGGAAACTTCACCGCGGAAGCCGATTCGCGTATTCCTGCTCGACGACCACGAGATCGTGCGGCGCGGGGTGAGCGACCTGCTCGACGCGGAGCCCGATATCGAAGTCGTCGGTGAGGCGGGGACAACAGAACAGGCTCTTGCCAGAGGGCCGGCGCTGCGTCCTGACGTCGCAGTGCTGGATGTGCGGCTGCCGGACGGCGACGGCATCACGGTCTGCCGAGAACTGCGGTCGAGGATGCCGGACCTGGCATGTCTGATGCTGACCTCTTTCGACGACGACGACGCACTCCTCGACGCGATCATGGCGGGGGCCGCAGGCTATGTGCTGAAGGAGATCAAAGGGTCTGCGCTTGTTGCCGCGGTCCGCACCGTCTCCTCCGGCCAGTCGATGCTCGACCCAGCGACCACGACCCGTCTGATGAGTAGCCTCCGCGGCGACTCTCCGCAGAACACCGAAGCAGGCGCACTGTCGGGGCTCTCCGCCCGCGAACGGGAGATCCTCGATCTCATCGGAGAGGGACTGACCAACTCCCAGATCGGCAAACGGCTTTACCTCGCGGAGAAGACGGTCAAGAACAACGTCTCCCGCCTACTCGCCAAGCTGGGCGTCGAGCGACGCATCCAGGCTGCGGTCATGGTCACCCAGGCCGCTCCGCAGGACCCCGTTCGGCGTGACCGCTGA